One stretch of Bacteroidota bacterium DNA includes these proteins:
- a CDS encoding two-component regulator propeller domain-containing protein, which translates to MREKQLLSIVILLVIGTGLDFAQRGYHFDQLTTRNGLSSNTVNTVMQDSKGFLWFGTETGLNRYDGYRFKIYQNDRNDSNSLSNNYIWTICEDKKGCLWIGTDGGGLNKFDPRTETFVRFQYNANDSTSLSTDIVQSVFQDSKGNLWVGTWDGGINLLKKNSSSFIRYMNDPNIPFSISNNKIHFIREDSKGNVWVGTDGGGLNLFDSATNSFTSWKHDARNPSSLGFDMVTDMTEDLHGNLWLTTYGEGLELFDRESGKFTHFKLQGKDVKPSSNVFWKIIQDSKGLLWITTQTEGLVIFDPLSKSFTWIKENKHLQGGLPSNILQDVFEDNSGVLWIVTVGKGVVKTDRKPAEFITIQNSTDDPNSIPSGFIYSLCEDSNGDILVGTIESGIVRLDSQLRVKKRYPVNTPKGLSGEYARTIYRDHDNTIWVGTYYGKLNQLERKNDTFNHFDLDYLKSNPMRNFIRTITEDAGGNVWFGSQGSGGVSTYDTKKKQWSYLVPSDTSRIALSGYDVLSIIEDRKEFLWVGTQSYGLTRINRSDGTVKKYFHDAANPRSIPDNSVPELFVDSHGNLWIGTTSSGLCRYDYETDSFDIYSTEEGLSGNSICGILEDDHGNLWISTMNAITRFNPETKQCTNFNYYDGIRSEEFIYSSRLKTTDGRMLFGGTDGITVFHPDSIKERPDNAPIVITSFKIFNKEVKLSRNIAFLDTIFLDYKDNFFSFGFASLDFTMPDRTEYAYILEGVNEEWIDAGRVPFVNYTHVDPGNYLFKVRRMNGNKSAIIAVIIDPPFWMTWWFRSMVIFGFLSVGPIIYYRRVSQLKKEQHQQVEFSKQLINSQEEERKRIASELHDSIGQNLLFIKNSALLGTNKNDVKRYTDISETASSTIEEVRRIAFNLFPYQLDRLGLTKAIESVVRSICESSTIQLRSDIQPIDDMFTKEQESSIFRIVQECLNNIVKHSGADKGSILVSRTNAAISITVGDNGSGFDSELMKHDSKGFGLKNIQNRVLLLHGNITYSASNDWKTLIIITIPVNI; encoded by the coding sequence ATGAGAGAAAAACAACTGTTATCTATAGTCATTCTTCTCGTAATCGGGACTGGTCTCGACTTTGCTCAACGTGGTTATCATTTCGACCAATTAACAACGCGTAACGGACTTTCCTCTAATACGGTGAACACCGTCATGCAGGATTCAAAAGGATTCCTCTGGTTTGGAACAGAAACAGGTTTGAACCGGTACGATGGATATCGATTTAAAATTTATCAGAATGATCGTAACGATTCAAACAGTCTTTCCAATAATTATATCTGGACAATTTGCGAAGATAAAAAAGGATGTCTCTGGATAGGAACCGATGGCGGAGGGTTGAACAAATTCGATCCCCGCACAGAAACATTCGTTCGGTTTCAATATAATGCGAATGACAGCACATCACTCAGTACTGATATCGTACAATCGGTATTTCAAGATAGCAAAGGCAATCTCTGGGTTGGAACATGGGACGGAGGTATCAATCTCCTGAAAAAAAACAGCAGCTCATTTATCCGTTATATGAATGATCCAAACATTCCTTTTTCCATCAGCAATAACAAGATTCATTTTATTAGAGAAGATTCAAAAGGGAATGTATGGGTTGGGACCGACGGCGGCGGTTTGAATCTCTTTGACTCGGCTACGAATTCGTTTACTTCATGGAAACACGACGCTCGCAATCCATCGTCCCTTGGCTTTGACATGGTGACGGATATGACTGAAGATTTGCATGGGAATCTCTGGCTGACAACCTATGGCGAAGGGCTTGAATTGTTCGATCGGGAGAGCGGAAAATTTACCCATTTTAAGCTGCAGGGAAAGGATGTAAAACCATCTTCCAATGTATTCTGGAAAATTATTCAAGACAGTAAGGGATTGTTATGGATAACCACGCAGACGGAAGGTCTTGTCATTTTTGACCCTCTTTCAAAATCCTTTACATGGATTAAAGAAAACAAACACCTTCAAGGCGGTTTACCTTCAAATATCCTGCAGGATGTATTTGAAGACAACTCCGGAGTTCTCTGGATTGTCACTGTCGGCAAAGGAGTGGTAAAGACGGACAGGAAACCCGCAGAGTTTATAACAATTCAAAATTCTACAGATGATCCGAATTCTATTCCATCCGGGTTTATATATTCGTTATGTGAAGATTCCAATGGCGATATTTTAGTCGGAACTATTGAGTCGGGAATTGTGCGGCTCGATTCTCAATTGCGTGTTAAAAAACGATACCCGGTCAATACACCCAAAGGGCTTTCTGGAGAATATGCCAGAACCATCTACCGTGACCATGACAACACTATCTGGGTTGGTACGTATTATGGAAAGCTAAATCAACTGGAGAGAAAGAATGATACATTCAATCATTTTGATCTGGATTATCTAAAATCCAATCCGATGAGAAATTTTATTCGGACGATCACAGAAGATGCTGGCGGCAATGTTTGGTTCGGCTCTCAGGGAAGCGGAGGTGTTTCAACCTACGATACAAAGAAAAAACAGTGGTCGTATCTTGTGCCATCGGATACATCTCGAATTGCATTAAGTGGTTATGATGTACTTTCGATCATCGAAGATCGAAAGGAATTTCTATGGGTCGGCACACAAAGTTACGGACTGACTAGAATTAATCGTTCGGATGGAACGGTAAAAAAATATTTTCACGATGCGGCTAATCCCCGATCCATTCCCGATAATTCCGTTCCGGAATTATTTGTGGACTCACATGGGAATTTGTGGATTGGGACGACATCGTCCGGACTTTGCCGGTATGATTATGAAACAGATTCTTTTGATATCTATTCGACGGAAGAGGGTTTGTCGGGAAATTCCATTTGCGGAATACTGGAGGATGATCACGGAAATCTCTGGATTAGCACAATGAATGCGATTACGAGATTCAATCCGGAAACCAAACAATGCACCAATTTCAACTATTACGACGGTATTCGCTCCGAAGAATTCATCTATTCATCCCGGCTTAAAACAACCGATGGCAGAATGTTGTTTGGCGGTACGGATGGGATTACGGTCTTTCATCCGGACAGCATCAAAGAACGGCCCGATAACGCTCCAATAGTGATTACTTCGTTCAAAATATTTAATAAAGAAGTAAAACTTTCCCGGAATATTGCATTTTTGGATACCATTTTTCTTGATTACAAAGATAATTTCTTCTCATTTGGATTTGCGTCGCTCGATTTTACGATGCCAGATCGTACTGAATACGCATACATACTGGAAGGGGTAAATGAAGAGTGGATTGATGCAGGACGCGTACCATTTGTAAACTATACACATGTCGATCCGGGAAATTATTTGTTCAAAGTTCGTAGAATGAACGGTAATAAATCCGCGATCATCGCTGTGATCATCGATCCTCCGTTTTGGATGACTTGGTGGTTCCGATCAATGGTGATATTCGGCTTCCTTTCCGTGGGACCGATCATCTATTATCGGCGTGTCAGTCAGTTGAAAAAAGAACAACATCAGCAGGTGGAATTTTCAAAACAGTTAATTAATTCTCAGGAAGAAGAGCGGAAAAGGATCGCGTCGGAATTGCATGACAGTATTGGTCAGAATCTTTTATTTATCAAAAATTCCGCCCTGCTTGGGACGAATAAGAACGATGTAAAACGCTATACGGATATCAGCGAAACAGCTTCTTCTACCATTGAAGAGGTACGTCGAATTGCTTTCAATCTTTTTCCATATCAACTGGATCGATTGGGTTTGACAAAAGCGATCGAATCCGTTGTGCGATCAATCTGTGAATCATCAACCATTCAACTTCGTAGCGACATTCAACCGATCGACGACATGTTCACCAAAGAACAGGAATCGAGTATTTTCCGGATTGTTCAGGAATGTTTGAATAATATTGTGAAACACTCTGGTGCGGATAAGGGTTCAATACTTGTCAGCAGAACGAATGCTGCAATATCAATTACCGTTGGAGATAACGGTAGCGGATTCGACAGTGAATTGATGAAGCATGACTCAAAAGGATTCGGATTGAAAAATATTCAAAATCGTGTACTGCTGCTTCACGGGAATATAACCTACTCTGCATCGAATGATTGGAAGACGCTTATTATTATTACAATTCCGGTAAACATATGA
- a CDS encoding tyrosine-type recombinase/integrase, with amino-acid sequence MGAPKVRLAERKTKNGTSYFLDYRLNGKRVRIPAGNKKSDAEIMRAKLQTDFNLSLVGITAKKKKIISLQDLTKEFLNDKKHHVKARTLERYEQYKRRIDAYFLENFSPACPDIRLIEAKYLREFIDELIEGSKEVKPLKKKTVNDLIVFLKSLLSYAVANSYLEENPTFKLREYRIAQKGRVEFYSDEELKLLFDNLDDHWRLPIKFLLHTGLRRNEMIYLRWSSVFLDPKNPHIVIESQDDFETKTGGTRTIPLNSEAMKIIEARKNIHPKYVFTGTDNELIRKNYPLNYLNKALKKAGLEGNIHKLRHTFASKLVMAGTDLYSVGKLLGHTDIETTMVYAHLSPSHLSDAVKKLEQLKVA; translated from the coding sequence ATGGGTGCACCTAAAGTTAGACTCGCTGAACGCAAAACAAAAAATGGAACTTCCTATTTTTTGGATTATCGTCTAAACGGCAAACGCGTTCGTATCCCCGCCGGTAATAAAAAGAGTGATGCAGAAATAATGCGTGCTAAGCTCCAGACTGATTTCAATCTCTCCCTAGTCGGAATCACGGCGAAAAAGAAAAAGATCATTAGTCTCCAGGATCTTACAAAAGAATTCCTAAACGACAAAAAGCATCATGTCAAAGCTCGTACGTTAGAACGCTATGAGCAGTACAAACGAAGAATTGATGCATATTTCCTCGAGAACTTTTCTCCCGCCTGCCCTGATATCAGATTGATTGAAGCCAAGTATCTGCGTGAATTTATTGATGAATTAATTGAAGGCAGCAAAGAAGTCAAACCATTAAAGAAAAAAACAGTGAACGATCTCATTGTCTTTCTTAAATCATTACTCTCATATGCTGTTGCCAACAGTTATCTCGAAGAGAATCCTACTTTCAAACTAAGAGAGTATCGTATTGCACAGAAGGGCCGAGTGGAATTTTATTCAGACGAAGAATTAAAATTACTGTTTGACAACTTAGATGATCATTGGCGTCTTCCTATAAAGTTTTTATTGCACACAGGTCTAAGGCGAAACGAGATGATTTATTTACGTTGGAGCAGTGTTTTTCTAGATCCTAAAAATCCGCATATCGTTATCGAATCGCAGGATGATTTTGAGACAAAAACGGGAGGGACTCGAACAATCCCTTTAAATTCTGAGGCTATGAAGATAATTGAAGCAAGAAAAAACATTCATCCAAAATACGTTTTCACAGGAACTGATAATGAACTTATTCGTAAAAACTACCCGCTTAACTATTTAAACAAAGCTTTGAAAAAAGCAGGATTAGAAGGGAACATTCATAAATTACGCCATACGTTTGCATCAAAACTGGTTATGGCCGGTACAGATTTGTATTCGGTAGGTAAACTTTTAGGACATACTGACATTGAAACAACAATGGTTTATGCCCATTTAAGTCCATCACATCTTTCAGATGCTGTAAAAAAACTCGAACAATTGAAAGTAGCATAA
- a CDS encoding helix-turn-helix domain-containing protein, with product MSFRLKKAIIEIDCGKSFSSMIFDIDQKVEHPLLGDHKYLVPLDAKMSEAEINEIPLFNSSGQTQIIRNIGKHGVYYLYLPEGYYLDKIIVEPDDIIVDIFFKDHQLIYCFYNPSNQNSIKLVLHKAKDDKKILAKLSVDPSDVIWRQYFIRKAIVKPDTDLPSILTQTQVADYLQLSIKTIQNWTSENKIPYKKVGGVPRYLKSEIDEAIRSEQLGKKKRK from the coding sequence ATGAGTTTCAGACTCAAAAAGGCAATTATCGAAATTGATTGTGGAAAATCGTTTTCTTCGATGATTTTTGACATAGATCAGAAGGTTGAGCATCCATTATTGGGTGATCATAAATACCTTGTTCCTTTGGATGCAAAAATGTCTGAAGCTGAAATTAATGAAATACCTCTATTCAATTCTTCAGGGCAAACGCAAATAATACGGAATATCGGAAAACATGGGGTTTATTATCTCTATCTTCCAGAAGGATACTATTTAGATAAAATCATAGTTGAGCCTGACGATATAATTGTTGACATATTCTTTAAAGACCACCAATTAATATACTGTTTTTACAACCCCTCAAATCAGAACTCGATTAAGCTTGTATTACATAAAGCTAAAGACGATAAAAAGATATTAGCAAAATTATCAGTAGATCCATCAGATGTAATTTGGAGGCAATATTTTATTCGAAAAGCAATTGTGAAGCCAGATACTGACCTTCCAAGCATTCTGACGCAAACGCAAGTTGCGGATTATCTCCAATTAAGTATTAAAACCATCCAAAACTGGACCAGTGAAAATAAAATACCATATAAAAAAGTTGGGGGAGTGCCACGATATCTAAAGTCGGAAATTGACGAGGCGATAAGATCAGAGCAGTTGGGGAAGAAAAAAAGGAAATAA
- a CDS encoding spore photoproduct lyase family protein has translation MAQFIPKRIIIKPQARTHPKTKEIIQRVQRFNPDVEIEYLETKRFVYPVKKPIDKFNYMNESVIISERSESFIRTFDSPGNIVESLTTVFNLAWMCVHKCEYCYLQTNQTPEHYFYANLQDAEHEIAAAPIAHTAILTLWMHLENYFGVLFNKLPDRFKEASDWLREYFVNARINRDERAIDTYYGIQQKLVEQLNKDNKSYNVDIKAFRRSRETITQWYQQNQKYNLKLTSSEFTDLLAVDHLTGISTFLMQMVQKYPRVSYTLRTKSAYVDEILKFDGCGRMKIQIGMNTQFAIREYEHGTASLEERLQAARRVQQASGFVLDIIIEPMLTYKNYEKEYLDLVRRVLKELDPKRIHSITLGTARYAPQLMAMAQMHYPNTTLFDHPHVLIPPQKPDVKYRYHFETRVKLYSSLIKELELFPQIQIKLGAEEPGIWNALKLNKEIELGNPNSHNINVPPPTSNPMSKQKAKTKATPPVKNVINGEDDIIPYWHSIATQDILIVAELHQMKNQSVPVQKASEAARQLNGMMYIKREQVKNEEEYIGVPIHDDWIIEKSSTIGDAIKNVSFFTPIKIVGKIINVSPAEPHEMIDGSTLGFVRLEISDHKDYTLKTLLIDVSKISVDVNSLCKAKTRCTFFGSIVPMYLNSGKSEFYFYLHDFIPSTSHLDLVEWAPHGEYEGNFRYRKGDKIFGIHSDHPSVIIRQNNQFNGILKYIKKELTDNYGIVGLDKAKGLDRALEFVILQAFSHGKNEYLEKLHALVIGTPNVGKAYLTNAALALNPIGQEISSSSQKITFAGLVGTVTGGKKSKSERGILPQNNGGVVCIQEFHDVLGAHRKAVCGLFVRMMEEGKVTESTSAATVHPTETALLIDQNPYDEIDPAGNYNAYTRIGIPIHMLSRFDYILEIRRDKERSAKIASEMTRSLDTGKKSQEWKERCRYLIAFLKDQYKIRPFDRNIRQYIDNQVTALLEQLPKTPRHENLIEDMRLRMVRSVFKITKAIATANATSIATKEHVDYAMMFLRDKVSYISQINLDDIKPELPSIDDVEKRKSLLLMQFARKKFSIGEAKAFLEKNMVGEFNNRRLQRDLKELGAKPEKKPKGSWSLD, from the coding sequence ATGGCTCAATTCATTCCCAAACGCATTATTATAAAGCCACAGGCTAGGACGCATCCTAAAACAAAGGAGATCATCCAAAGGGTTCAAAGATTCAATCCGGATGTCGAAATTGAATATCTTGAGACGAAAAGATTTGTATATCCAGTGAAGAAGCCGATAGATAAATTCAATTACATGAATGAATCGGTAATTATTTCAGAGAGATCAGAATCTTTTATCAGAACCTTTGACTCCCCTGGAAATATAGTTGAATCTCTTACGACAGTTTTTAATTTGGCATGGATGTGTGTTCACAAATGCGAGTATTGTTACCTCCAAACGAATCAAACCCCAGAGCACTATTTTTATGCAAATCTCCAGGATGCAGAACATGAAATTGCTGCGGCTCCAATTGCGCATACCGCTATTCTTACGTTATGGATGCATCTTGAGAATTATTTTGGCGTGCTTTTCAATAAACTTCCCGATCGTTTTAAAGAAGCTTCGGATTGGTTGCGTGAATATTTTGTAAACGCTAGAATTAATCGAGACGAAAGGGCAATAGACACGTATTACGGAATACAGCAAAAACTTGTTGAACAACTTAACAAGGACAACAAATCCTACAATGTTGATATCAAAGCATTTCGCCGAAGCCGTGAGACAATCACACAGTGGTATCAGCAAAATCAAAAATATAATCTTAAATTAACCAGCTCCGAATTTACTGACCTACTAGCAGTTGATCATCTCACAGGAATCTCTACGTTTTTAATGCAGATGGTTCAAAAATATCCTCGTGTTTCTTATACTTTGCGAACAAAGTCAGCTTATGTTGATGAGATACTGAAATTCGACGGATGCGGACGTATGAAAATCCAAATTGGAATGAATACACAATTTGCGATCAGAGAGTATGAACATGGAACTGCGAGTTTGGAAGAGAGATTGCAAGCTGCACGAAGGGTGCAACAAGCAAGTGGTTTTGTGCTTGATATTATTATAGAACCAATGCTTACCTATAAAAACTATGAAAAAGAATATTTAGATCTCGTACGGCGAGTACTAAAAGAGCTCGACCCTAAGAGGATACATTCAATCACACTTGGTACAGCGAGGTATGCTCCACAATTGATGGCAATGGCTCAAATGCACTATCCTAATACGACATTATTTGACCATCCACACGTTTTAATTCCTCCCCAAAAACCAGATGTAAAATATCGCTATCATTTTGAAACCAGGGTTAAACTCTATTCATCACTTATTAAGGAACTGGAATTATTTCCGCAAATTCAAATAAAACTCGGAGCAGAAGAACCTGGCATTTGGAATGCGTTAAAACTTAATAAAGAGATTGAATTAGGCAACCCAAATTCTCATAATATCAATGTTCCGCCACCAACTTCAAATCCTATGAGCAAACAGAAAGCAAAAACTAAAGCAACACCTCCAGTGAAAAACGTAATAAATGGTGAAGATGATATTATCCCTTACTGGCATTCGATTGCAACTCAAGATATTTTAATAGTTGCCGAACTGCATCAAATGAAAAATCAATCTGTGCCTGTACAAAAAGCATCTGAGGCCGCCCGTCAGCTAAATGGTATGATGTATATTAAAAGGGAACAAGTCAAAAACGAAGAAGAATATATTGGTGTTCCCATACATGATGACTGGATTATCGAAAAATCCAGCACAATTGGCGACGCCATAAAGAATGTATCATTTTTTACTCCTATTAAAATAGTTGGTAAAATTATCAATGTGTCACCTGCTGAGCCACATGAAATGATTGATGGTTCAACTTTGGGCTTTGTTAGGCTGGAAATATCAGATCATAAAGACTATACCTTAAAAACATTGCTGATTGATGTCAGCAAAATATCAGTTGATGTCAATTCATTATGCAAGGCAAAAACAAGATGCACTTTTTTTGGCTCGATAGTACCAATGTATCTTAATAGCGGGAAGAGTGAATTTTATTTTTATTTACATGATTTTATTCCTTCTACGTCTCATTTGGATTTGGTCGAGTGGGCTCCACATGGTGAGTATGAAGGTAATTTCCGCTATCGCAAAGGCGACAAAATATTTGGAATTCATAGTGACCATCCTTCGGTAATTATTAGACAGAATAATCAATTCAATGGGATCCTTAAATATATCAAGAAAGAGTTAACAGATAATTATGGTATTGTTGGACTCGATAAAGCAAAAGGTCTCGATAGAGCGTTAGAGTTTGTAATCCTTCAAGCTTTCTCTCATGGTAAAAATGAATATTTAGAAAAGCTCCATGCACTGGTCATTGGAACTCCAAATGTTGGGAAAGCATATCTTACCAATGCCGCGTTGGCATTAAATCCAATTGGCCAAGAAATATCATCCTCTTCTCAAAAAATTACATTTGCCGGTTTAGTGGGTACTGTTACAGGCGGAAAAAAGAGTAAGAGCGAAAGAGGCATCCTACCGCAAAACAACGGCGGAGTGGTTTGCATTCAAGAGTTTCATGATGTTCTCGGCGCACACAGAAAAGCGGTTTGTGGTTTATTTGTAAGGATGATGGAGGAAGGAAAAGTTACTGAAAGCACTTCTGCAGCAACAGTTCATCCTACTGAGACTGCTTTACTTATTGACCAGAATCCATACGATGAAATTGATCCAGCCGGCAACTATAATGCGTATACACGTATTGGCATACCTATACACATGCTTTCAAGATTTGATTATATACTTGAAATTAGGAGGGACAAAGAGCGCTCGGCAAAAATAGCTTCAGAGATGACAAGATCATTGGATACTGGAAAAAAATCACAGGAATGGAAAGAACGTTGCAGGTATTTAATAGCATTTTTAAAAGATCAGTATAAAATCCGGCCTTTTGACAGGAATATCCGGCAATATATTGATAATCAAGTTACAGCACTATTGGAGCAACTACCAAAAACACCAAGGCATGAAAATCTTATTGAAGATATGCGGTTGCGAATGGTGCGTTCTGTATTCAAAATCACTAAAGCAATTGCTACAGCAAATGCAACGAGTATAGCCACGAAAGAACATGTTGATTATGCAATGATGTTTCTTCGTGATAAAGTAAGTTACATCAGTCAAATCAACTTGGACGATATTAAGCCGGAACTTCCAAGTATCGATGATGTTGAAAAACGAAAATCGCTTCTCTTAATGCAATTTGCAAGGAAAAAATTTTCTATCGGCGAGGCAAAAGCTTTTTTAGAAAAGAATATGGTAGGAGAGTTCAATAATAGGCGATTACAGAGAGATTTGAAAGAATTAGGCGCAAAACCAGAAAAAAAGCCAAAGGGATCCTGGTCACTGGACTAG
- a CDS encoding radical SAM protein translates to MARTTKIEFTSRSEYALRTQKQFDQFGFPFTLNPTVGCSFTCKYCYSPIFVAKVDIGKRKQFFENIRVKLDLPTLLDKQLTKLNGLPQHLKRVQINETSDYYLPKVIRELKTRNRDTMLEILNVFEKHASMGNVWMLHILTKSNLILNHLATYKQMREMVQIEISFATHDENIRNQIEFYTIPTQERLKVIEKFAANDIFVRTMAMPFYGYAKDLQILKEQTFNAGASAFKNKSINYFDWNQLKALTYTELVDDKVDRISGRPDHMDLNYVIKSGESVLVNGQPQTMNLEMPISKIKNVKLQDWAIPSKLSTRIKPAAVSKIDCGYSQISKVNWGYIV, encoded by the coding sequence ATGGCAAGGACAACAAAGATTGAATTCACTTCGAGATCTGAATATGCACTCCGTACACAAAAACAATTTGATCAATTTGGTTTCCCATTTACATTAAATCCAACTGTAGGGTGCAGTTTTACGTGCAAATATTGTTATTCGCCAATATTTGTTGCCAAAGTAGATATAGGAAAACGAAAACAGTTTTTTGAAAACATACGCGTTAAGCTTGATTTGCCAACATTGTTAGATAAGCAACTGACAAAATTAAATGGTCTTCCTCAACATCTGAAACGAGTTCAAATTAATGAAACAAGCGATTATTATCTTCCCAAAGTTATAAGAGAACTTAAAACCCGAAATCGAGATACAATGCTGGAAATATTGAATGTTTTTGAGAAACATGCCAGTATGGGAAATGTTTGGATGTTGCATATTCTGACTAAAAGTAATCTCATTCTTAATCACCTGGCGACGTATAAGCAAATGCGCGAGATGGTGCAGATAGAAATAAGTTTTGCCACACATGATGAGAATATTCGAAATCAAATTGAATTCTATACTATTCCAACACAAGAACGACTCAAAGTAATCGAAAAATTTGCTGCAAACGATATCTTTGTTCGAACAATGGCGATGCCATTTTATGGCTATGCAAAAGATCTTCAAATATTGAAGGAACAAACCTTTAATGCAGGAGCGAGTGCATTTAAGAACAAAAGTATTAATTACTTTGATTGGAATCAGTTAAAAGCGTTAACCTACACCGAACTGGTAGACGACAAAGTTGATCGAATCTCGGGTCGGCCAGATCACATGGATTTAAACTATGTTATCAAAAGTGGAGAATCTGTATTAGTGAATGGACAACCACAGACTATGAATCTTGAAATGCCGATCTCCAAGATAAAAAATGTTAAATTACAAGATTGGGCGATCCCTTCAAAGTTATCGACAAGAATTAAACCTGCTGCGGTATCAAAAATTGATTGTGGTTATTCACAGATTTCTAAAGTCAACTGGGGATATATCGTTTAG
- a CDS encoding TIGR02391 family protein translates to MNENFAAIQNRDNCSNSILRFIEIAMNPVRYNSHDVFASMQTQVNAALLFEGFEVRDNGKIGKVKKVTTLKEAEQRANELKEILAARNIHADVLRFCRAELLQENYFHAVLEAAKSVADKIRERTGLSGDGAEIVDEAFGIKHPILKLNSLSNDTEEAEQKGFSNLLKGLFGTFRNPTAHAAKIQWSIEKDDALDLLSLVSYAHRRIDKAKKTES, encoded by the coding sequence TTGAACGAAAACTTTGCAGCGATCCAAAATCGTGACAATTGCTCCAATTCAATATTACGTTTTATTGAAATTGCAATGAATCCTGTTCGATATAATTCTCACGATGTGTTTGCTTCAATGCAAACACAGGTGAATGCTGCATTACTATTTGAAGGATTTGAAGTCCGTGACAACGGGAAAATTGGAAAAGTCAAAAAGGTTACGACGCTCAAAGAAGCAGAACAACGCGCCAATGAACTAAAAGAGATTCTTGCCGCAAGAAATATTCATGCTGATGTCCTGAGGTTTTGCAGGGCCGAACTTCTACAAGAGAACTACTTCCATGCTGTATTGGAGGCAGCAAAGAGTGTAGCAGACAAAATTAGAGAAAGAACAGGATTGTCGGGTGACGGTGCTGAAATTGTCGATGAAGCATTTGGAATAAAACATCCAATTCTTAAGCTCAACAGTTTATCGAACGATACTGAAGAGGCAGAGCAAAAAGGGTTCTCAAATTTATTAAAAGGACTTTTTGGCACATTTAGGAATCCTACTGCACATGCGGCCAAAATTCAATGGTCTATTGAGAAGGATGATGCGCTAGATTTATTGTCTCTTGTTTCTTATGCCCATCGACGAATTGACAAAGCAAAAAAGACTGAAAGTTGA
- a CDS encoding phage Gp37/Gp68 family protein, with product MSIQVLGEPWNPATGCTKISPGCKNCYAEAWAHRLHGMNNIRYVNGFKLTTHPPLVDLPRKIKKSQVYFVNSMSNLFHKDIPLDFIQAVFKTMNESPQHTFQILTKRSTRLKEVASEIDWPDNVWMGVSVENRKTIGRIKELKSIPAKVKFISFEPLIGDIGRVSLSGIDWVIVGGESGPGARPMEKAWLLSLLKKCRKSKSAFFFKQWGGVRKDLTGRRLNGRIYNEMPKVLLSKKND from the coding sequence ATGTCTATTCAAGTGCTTGGCGAACCTTGGAATCCTGCTACAGGCTGCACAAAAATAAGTCCTGGCTGTAAAAACTGTTATGCTGAGGCTTGGGCACATCGACTCCATGGGATGAATAATATTCGGTATGTCAATGGATTCAAACTCACCACCCATCCTCCTTTGGTAGATCTTCCAAGAAAGATAAAAAAATCTCAAGTATATTTTGTGAATTCAATGAGTAATCTTTTTCATAAGGACATTCCTCTCGATTTCATACAGGCGGTATTCAAAACGATGAATGAAAGCCCTCAACATACGTTTCAGATACTTACAAAAAGAAGTACTCGGTTGAAAGAAGTTGCATCTGAGATCGATTGGCCTGACAACGTATGGATGGGAGTTAGTGTTGAAAATCGAAAAACAATTGGACGAATCAAGGAACTCAAATCTATCCCTGCTAAAGTAAAATTCATTTCATTCGAACCCCTCATTGGAGACATCGGGCGGGTATCCCTTAGTGGTATTGATTGGGTAATCGTCGGTGGTGAGTCCGGACCCGGCGCAAGACCGATGGAAAAAGCATGGCTGTTATCGCTTTTGAAAAAATGTAGAAAATCGAAATCTGCATTTTTCTTCAAGCAATGGGGTGGGGTTAGGAAAGATCTTACTGGCCGTCGTTTAAATGGCCGTATTTATAATGAAATGCCTAAAGTACTGTTATCCAAGAAAAATGATTGA